A segment of the Caloenas nicobarica isolate bCalNic1 chromosome 12, bCalNic1.hap1, whole genome shotgun sequence genome:
GCACCCAGACCCTGCCCCCAGCCACTGTCCTCTCTTCTGTCCCCAGGCATCGGTTATTTCACGCTGCCGTACCTGGTTCACGCGGGGGCCTCCTTTGCCCATGCCTGCGAGTGGAACCACCACGCCGTGGAGGCCCTGCGGAGGAACCTGGTGCTGAATGGCGTGCAGGACCGCTGCCGCGTCCACCACGGGGACAGCAGGCAGGTGAGCAGTGCCAACCGGccacagccccgcagccccactcggcttccccttccccttcacctcccctctccttccAGCTGGAGCTGCGGGATGTAGCGGACCGGGTGAACCTGGGGCTGATTCCCAGCTCGGAGGAAGGCTGGCCCGTGGCCTGCCGTGTCCTGAAGAAGGACACGGGTGGGGTTCTCCACATCCACCACAACGTGGAGGCTTTCCCCACGCCAGCCCCACCGCAGACCCGAGTCCTGCAAGCTGAGCACAAGACTCCAGAGGGAGCCAGCAATGATGGAGAGGCACAGCACCCAATAGAGGATGGCGGGAAGGAGACACTGGGGGCCAGGATCAGACCCGAGTGGCAGAGGTGGGCTGAAGCCACAGCAGCTCGGATCcgggggctgctggcagagctgtgtgggCAGCAGTGGCGCACCAGCATCCTGCACATCGAGGCGGTGAAGTCCTATGCACCCCACGTGCATCACCTCGTGCTGGACCTCGAGTGCCGGCCAACGCTGCCCACCTAGCTGGCTCCAGTTTGCACAACATGCTGCTGTTGGGTCATCGGTGGCCCGGAGGTGCTGCCATTGCCTGCTGCCAGCCTGGTTGTGCTTTACGTCCCCTCGTTCccaagcggcagcgctgcccagTAGTGCCCCCCCGTACCCAGGGCACCGAGGGATGTGCTCCCACAGGAGATCCTTCCAGGAGCTGTATCCTGGCCTAGGATGGGGTGAGCTGGGCAAGTAACACCTTGCATCTGAAAACAGATTAGAACCTGAAGTAATTATAAAGCTTGATGGACAGCACCAATCGGATGAAGTAAGGATACCTACCCACTTTACAGCAGGAGTGcagattcattaaaaaaaaaaaaaaaagcattcagcaCTTTAGagggcattttaaaaaatgttttatgcagCCACAAACTGCACTCAGTATTGCCTGTGAATTGGCCAGAGCAACCCTTCCCCTGCACATTACCTCAGCCTGAAGCCACGGatctaaaccaaaaaaagatTGCTATAGAGAGCTGCACAAGATGTTTTGCCATCAGCCAGCTTGGTGTTCAGATTGTAGTTACAACCTTCTTTTAAccttcagaaatgcagaaggaCCAGGATCATCTCTGAATATTAGCAACCTTAAAGTTTAGAAATAAATCACTAAGCAGATAAAACTCATCAGCAGACCTGGTCTGTCTCGTGCTCACACAAGTGACACTCAATTCAAATACATACTAGAGGCCAGTGCCCACACTCCGCCTTGTGCTTTCATGTTGGGCATTTCAAAAAATAACAGAGCATATGTTCTTATATAAGATCCATCACATACACGTGATCTGCAAtctgcaaaagagaaaatttaacaTGCATGCATTTTATTCTTGATTAGCACTCTGAAATACAACTCCATTTTTACCACCAAGCTCTCCACACTGAGAAACCTCATTAAAATCTTTCTCAGACACAGGAAAACTTTGCTATAAGTAACCAACGAGCTGTGACTACTGATTATTTATGACGTCAGAACTTTTGACAAGGACAGTAACATCAGTGATGTGTTACGAACCAGAAACATACTTTACTTGTAGGGAGCATTTGGGTGTATGttaaaaaggaagagggaaCCACAGGTTCACATTTTTTGAGAATTGTTCAGAAAACAGTGTTGCAATAAATCTGGAAATAAGAGGATCAatgaaagaaactgaagaaatgtttACTAAAACACTTAAGACAATCATTTATCACAATATATACAAAGAAATATAGAACAGCATAGCAACATGAGTATTTTAGTTCATTCAAAAATTAGAAGTTCTTCATTTGAGTTTAAGAATAATATGAAGCTCATTTTCCAGCATGTACTGAGTCTTTGTAAACTACGACATTAGAATGagacaaagggaaaaattaagGGAAAGCAGGCAAAATGTAGAGGGTTAGTAGAAATCCTTAAGACGGACCTGCTGCCGAAAGAATACGGAGTCTCAGCATCACACTTCGTATTGCTTGACATTCTAAAATGAGGGCGAATGCAGCGGATGTTCATATGTCAACATAATTAGCCGATAAAATACACGTGTTCACCAACAGGAAAGACATTGTGGTTACCCCGTTGAAGCTAAACAAATACGATGGGACCATACATCACTTTTAACCACCTTTTCCAAGTTATCCTGTCCCGTGCGGTGCTCACAGACCGCTCCCTGCTGCCAGGGGCAGCTACTGGGGATGGCAACGCGGCCGGCACGGATCGAGCCTCTGCTGGCAAAACAACAACCGTGCTGTTCAAAACATTCGCGCTAGGAAGGCCAGACGCTGCGGCCAGTCACATTTCAAACGGCGGCAGCGCACAAGCGACAGAGAACGCCGGGCCCGCTGCCGGGCCCGctgccggccccgctccccggcagcgccgccgggcGGGAACGCGGGAACGCGGGAACGCGGGAACGCGGGAACGCGGGAACGCGGGAACGCGGGAACGCGGGAACGCGGGAACGCGGGAACGCGGGAACGCGCCCCCTGCCCCGCCGGGCGCAGGCGACGCCGCCCACAACGCGACAGCGGAGCCGCCACCGCCGCCACCCCGCCCGCCACCCCGTCACCCACGTTCCCCCCGCGGCACCGTGCGAGCGGAGGGCAGGGCGCGGAGCTGGCGGCGCCAGGTAGGAGGCGGCCCCCGGGGCTCCGCGGCTGTGAGGCGGCCTGTGAGGGAGCGGGACGCGGGCGCTGCCGGCGGACGTGGCCGCGCAGAATCGCGGCCCTCCAGGGTCGGCCCCGGGCTCCCCGCTGAGGAGCGGGCTTTTCAAGCcctggcggggccggggcggagcGGGCAGCGCGGTGGTGCCCTGTGAACTGCCGGTGCTTCCGGTCGGGGGTCCCCGCCCGCCGCTgcagcggccccgccgggccggggggtTCGTGGCGGCGCTGGGGCCCAGGGCGGGCGGTGCGCGCTGGCGGAGCGGGGCTCCGCGGGCTGGGCAGCCCgccccggggggcagcgggcggTTTGCTGCGGCCTGGGCTTCGGGGCAGGTGCTCGGGCAGATCGATCcgtttcacagaatcacagagtgtcaggggttggaagggacctcaaaagctcatccagtccaatccccgcgccggagcaggaacacccagatgaggttacacaggaaggtgtccaggcgggttttgaatgtctccagaggagactccacaacttccctgggcagcctgttccagtgttctgtcaccctcactgagaagaagtttcttctcaaatttaagtggaaaatCTGCTTGTCGTGGTCATAAACACTTTTCTAAAGACTAATCTCGGGCTATCGTGTTCGGTTCTAGGAAACAAACGGGCTCTGATGCAAGGAAGAGGATGAAATTTGGTTGCCTTTCCTTCCGACAGCCCTATGCTGGGTTAGTTTTAAACAAAGTCAAAACAATAGAGACTCGCTGGCGCCCTTTGCTAGCAGACTACAAGAACTGCACCGTTGCTATTCATATAGCTGTTAAGGACTGGGAAGATGAAACGTGGAGAGCGATTCTTTTGGATAGGTTTGGTATGACACCAAAACAAGTGCAAGATTTGTTGGATAGAGGGGAAAGATTTGGCAGAGGAGTTGTTGCAGGTAAGCAACCTTGGATTACGTCTCTTGACTATGATTACGCTCTTTTCTTGTAGGCATCTTTTGTTACACCATCTATCTTGCATTCTCATTTGAGTATTTTTAGCTAGTCATACACAACAAATGACTTCTATCACATACACTCAAAAATTGTTCCAGTTCTACAGTGGTGAAAATTGTTAGGTACTAAGTAACATGCAGATTTGTAACCTTGTCATAAATTGCACATTAAATTGTGGTAGGTATCAAAGCTTCCTTGGTCTTTAATATAATCATTAAGCAATATAGGAATTCCCTTTTGTGACATTGCAAGGGTTCCACAGAGCAGGAATTTCCATatagtttaattattttaaaatgttaatagcCTAGTGTCCTGATAGGGGCAGAGTGCGATTTTGAATGAAGCTGTTTCAAGGCCAAATGTAGCTCAGGAGTTTTTGTAGGAGCTGTTTTTCCTGAGGTGCAACCTCGTTTTCACAGAATTCTGTATCACTGAGTTGTAAAAATTGTCACTGCATGCTTCACCTGTTCTTCACCAGCCTCAGTCCAGTCACACAGGCCATCTTTGGCAGTGAATGACACCAGTTTGACGCATGGGTCATATCACGTTCTTATGGTAACAAATGAGCTGGTTTGTATGTCCTCCGGCAGGTTTACTTTTGGAAAACTTTTCCCTAGGAGATGAAACAGCCAACTgactttgtattttaattttataatacAGGATTAATTGACATTGGAGAGACATCACTATGTCCAGAAAACTTGCCTCCTGAAAAGATTCTGGAGCTGGAAAACAAAGCCGTCCTCAGCAACCTAGAACAGAAATACTTGACTGTTGTTTCAAATCCAAGATGGCTCCTGGAACCAATTCCTGCCAGAGGGGGAAAAGGTGTGTGGCAGGTGGACATCCCTGAAGAACTGATCCCTTCAGAACTGTAGGTGTTGCCTCTCGCTGCTATTTTTCCTGCCTAAATGCAAACTTGTAATTCACAAGTCAGCAGTTTCAACACTATCAGTGAGTTGTTTAGGCTTCCCTTCCAAAACtgtttgaaaaagcaaatacatttgaAGAATAGCTCTTTTGAGGCAAAATAAGCAAGGTGTAATTTTTGTGACCATTACTGGATATTATTAATGGTTCAGTAGATTTTTCATATATAAGTAACTCTaagtaaatgtgattttttttaaacatacatgGGTGATGTATTATATGCcaaattaaaagataaatacaACCATATTCTATGATGCACGCATCTCTAATTACACGAGGAAGAAGGGATTTGAGGGACCCTTCAGACAAATGGTGCTTGACAGCAGGCTGCCATCACGCATGTGACATCTGTCTCAGCCCACTCCCAACTTTACTTTTGTGGGATCACTGAGAAAGGCAGAGATTTGCTGGATGAGGTTTCTGTACATGGTGTGCATTATGTGCTGTAAGTGTAAAACTTCCAGAAGGGACCAGATTTTCCTCATTCACAGGTTTGGTATGTTAGATGTGCATGTGATGGGGGAAGCCGTCTGCAGTATATGGCTCTGTGATCTGACAGCCTTTGGAGAAAGGCCTTTACTAGAAAGAAGGTGCTTGTACAAAACTAAATGTAGCGCGTATTATAAATTCCTTCtatttaagatgaaaaatatgAGTAAGCTTTGAAAAATCTAACATTGAATTAAAGACAAGTGGGAAGAGTAACAAATAGAAGTCACTCATTTTGGCACTTTGAGCTACTGGAGTATAGCTTCAAAGACTAGATTTCTGTAAAGCACCTGAAGTCCAACACAATCTGTCAAAGGAGATCTTTCTTCAAACAAGAAAATGCTATACCAACACCAATTGAGTTCCTATCTTGAAAAGTTTAATCATTTACACCAACAAAGTTGGTAATGAAGACCAAGCTATAATCCTTATATCAGCTAACTGACAGCTGTAAAACCTAGAGCTAATGTTTCTGGCATAGGCTGCACACACAACGCAAGAGGGAACAGCTTATTCAGCAGTCAGTCTAATGGGAGAATGGTGTACATGCTGCTCAAGAAGAATTAAAACAGGAAActggaaaagcaacaaaagcaaCACTTGACTCCCAAGCCAGTGCAAAAGTTGAAATATTTCCACGAAAATTGACATAGCTAACTCAAAACCAGTGTGTAAGTTGCTATACATTCTGTTTCCTCCCAAAAATCTTTCCAGTCTTGCCTGAGAAGTGCAACACTCCCGTGCCCGTGGCTggacagaaaaagaagtaaagAGGTACTATATTAAGgcatctgaaaaaaagcatttaaaacagaCATGGAAATCAAGTGTATATTTAGGACCTAAAAGACACCTGAAATAGCATAGGCATTTCATacagggtttttaaaaaaatacttttagatAATACTTATACTGTACAGGACAAGACTTTTAAACAATATATTACACTGCTAAAATGTTCATATAAATACTATACAGGCAAGCGTGCAACCAACCCGTTCACAAGTTAGACCACCATGTATCTCTGCAAAAGCTCTCAGATTATCTTCAAGATCTCTGATTTGTGTACTCCAAGCCACTGATTTGGCAGTACCCATTTTAAAGGAACTGGGACAAGGCATGAGATGAAATACATTTGTCTGCTGATTCCCAATCCCAGTTTAATATGCTGCTGTCATCTTAATCAGGCATATCAATGTTTAACTTGGGAGGTGGAATCACGTATTTTCCAGGACTCTGTGTAATGACCACTCCAGTCTTTTTTCGAAACATTGGTGCAATTTTTGGTGGTTCAGGCAGTggtgtttcttctgtttcctcatGATCTTCATGGTGAAGATcataagaaatatttccatacTCTCGTAAGAATGGGAAAATTTCAAGCAGGAACTGGCAAAAGTCTTTGCGAATTCCAAAccaccctaaaaaaaaaaatcatttcacatGATTGCagaacagaatgaaaatgtaataaagTAGTCAGACTACGCAATCTCGTGACATGCGATGGCATAGGCAGACGCAGATTATTAAATGTATGTACTCAGTATTCCCCAAATAGTTTTGTTGTTAGCCAAATATGATGTGATGACAGGAGTATCTCATCCTTGCTATTATCTGCACTAGATTAGAAAACAGTCACAACTAAGCAGCACAGAGCACTATTTGGCCAAAGACGAAAGAGAATACTAGTTCAGGTGACTAGGACAAatgctgaggaaaaataaaaattaaaaaaaaatggtgctaTGCTGTTTTCAGAACCCAGAGCAGA
Coding sequences within it:
- the EOLA1 gene encoding protein EOLA1; this translates as MKFGCLSFRQPYAGLVLNKVKTIETRWRPLLADYKNCTVAIHIAVKDWEDETWRAILLDRFGMTPKQVQDLLDRGERFGRGVVAGLIDIGETSLCPENLPPEKILELENKAVLSNLEQKYLTVVSNPRWLLEPIPARGGKGVWQVDIPEELIPSEL